One genomic window of Pseudohongiella acticola includes the following:
- a CDS encoding SulP family inorganic anion transporter has translation MSVRYLPVLSWSRTYTRQQFADDLLASLIVMVMLVPQSLAYAMLAGLPPEMGLYASMLPLIAYTFLGSSRALSVGPVAVISLMTAAAISGLGLTDPAQLISAAMVLALMSGLMLVLMGILRLGFLANFLSHPVIAGFITASGILIAVSQLPAILGISASGRNLPEQLLSLHSAIITAWPGFNSPTLVIGFTALVYLFWARSCLSPLLRRAGVPKRAAVIAGRLSPIVAVIASAGAAWYFRLGDHGLALVGEVPAGLPALGVPVFTSIPWASLTGPALLIAVLAFVESVSVAQGLAAKKRQRIDPDQELIGLGAANLAAGFSGGFPVAGGFARSVVNFDAGAATPAAGLFAAILIAGATFVLMPLLAWLPTATLAAIIIVAVWSLLDIAIVSKAWRYSRADFLAVTTTIGLTLLAGVETGIAAGILVSILVHLYKSSRPHVAIVGEIAGSEHFRNVARHQVITHAHILSLRIDESLYFANTRYFEDLIYKEVSERTELQHVILMCSAVNEIDLSALESLEAINRRLNELGIKLHLSEIKGPVMDALQRSDLIRDLSGQVYLSQHLAVQDLL, from the coding sequence ATGTCGGTGCGTTATTTGCCCGTTCTGAGCTGGTCCCGAACTTATACCCGTCAGCAATTTGCCGATGACCTGCTGGCATCGCTGATTGTCATGGTGATGCTGGTACCGCAGTCGCTGGCTTATGCCATGCTGGCGGGCCTGCCGCCAGAGATGGGCCTGTACGCCAGTATGCTGCCGTTGATTGCGTACACCTTTTTGGGCAGCAGCCGGGCTTTGTCTGTGGGGCCTGTCGCCGTTATTTCGCTGATGACGGCGGCTGCCATTTCAGGACTGGGCCTCACCGACCCCGCACAACTTATCTCTGCTGCCATGGTTCTGGCGCTGATGTCGGGGCTGATGCTGGTACTGATGGGAATTCTGCGCCTGGGCTTTCTTGCAAATTTCCTGTCGCATCCTGTTATTGCCGGTTTTATTACCGCCTCCGGTATTCTGATCGCGGTTAGCCAACTCCCGGCCATTCTGGGTATCAGCGCGTCGGGTCGCAACCTGCCGGAGCAGCTGCTGTCCCTGCACTCAGCAATCATCACAGCCTGGCCCGGTTTTAATAGTCCAACCCTGGTCATTGGTTTTACAGCACTGGTTTATCTGTTCTGGGCCCGCAGCTGCCTGTCGCCGCTGTTGCGCAGAGCGGGGGTGCCAAAGCGTGCCGCGGTTATTGCGGGTCGACTCAGCCCGATTGTGGCCGTGATTGCCAGCGCCGGTGCTGCCTGGTATTTCAGACTGGGTGATCATGGCCTTGCTCTGGTCGGCGAGGTGCCAGCAGGGTTGCCCGCACTGGGTGTGCCGGTGTTCACGTCGATTCCATGGGCCAGTCTGACGGGGCCCGCCCTGCTGATTGCCGTGCTTGCCTTCGTCGAGTCGGTGTCTGTGGCGCAGGGGCTGGCGGCAAAGAAACGCCAGCGTATTGATCCGGATCAGGAGCTGATCGGGTTGGGGGCCGCCAACCTGGCAGCGGGCTTCTCTGGTGGATTTCCGGTCGCTGGTGGTTTTGCCCGTTCTGTAGTCAACTTCGATGCCGGCGCGGCCACGCCCGCCGCGGGTCTGTTTGCTGCCATTCTGATTGCCGGCGCCACATTTGTGCTGATGCCGTTGTTGGCCTGGCTGCCCACGGCGACACTGGCAGCTATCATTATTGTTGCGGTGTGGTCGTTGCTGGATATCGCTATCGTCAGTAAAGCCTGGCGCTATTCGCGGGCTGACTTTCTGGCAGTCACCACAACCATCGGTCTGACTTTGCTGGCCGGCGTGGAAACAGGCATCGCTGCCGGCATTCTGGTTTCCATTCTGGTGCATCTGTACAAAAGCTCCCGGCCCCATGTCGCGATTGTGGGAGAAATAGCCGGCAGCGAGCATTTTCGCAATGTTGCGCGTCATCAGGTAATTACTCACGCTCACATCCTGTCTTTGCGCATCGATGAAAGTCTGTATTTTGCCAATACCCGCTATTTTGAGGATCTGATCTACAAGGAGGTTTCCGAGCGCACTGAGCTTCAGCACGTGATTTTGATGTGCAGCGCTGTCAATGAAATTGATTTGAGTGCGCTTGAGTCGCTTGAGGCCATTAACCGCAGACTGAACGAGCTGGGGATCAAACTGCATCTGTCGGAAATCAAGGGGCCGGTCATGGATGCCTTGCAGCGCTCAGATCTGATAAGGGATCTGAGCGGCCAGGTATATCTGAGTCAACACCTGGCCGTGCAGGATTTGCTGTAG
- a CDS encoding deoxynucleoside kinase: protein MARIPRYIAVEGPIGVGKTSLAKRLAETFNYDIVLEKPEDNPFLERFYRNPKQHALATQLFFLFQRAQQLQELKQDDLFEPVRIADFLIDKDMLFARQNLDPDEFQLYQNVYQHLTIDAPVPELVIYLQAPTQILLQRIQKRGIAAEQTIEADYLSRLNDAYTTFFHYYDRSPLLIVNSTELDLVRHDEDYQQLVNQIMTAPQGVHYFNPKPTLL from the coding sequence ATGGCCCGCATACCGCGCTATATTGCCGTTGAAGGCCCCATTGGTGTCGGCAAGACCAGCCTCGCCAAACGCCTGGCAGAGACTTTCAACTACGACATCGTGCTGGAAAAACCCGAAGACAATCCGTTCCTGGAGCGCTTCTATCGCAATCCGAAACAGCACGCACTGGCAACGCAACTTTTCTTCCTGTTTCAGCGCGCGCAGCAACTGCAGGAACTCAAGCAGGATGACCTGTTCGAGCCGGTCCGTATCGCCGACTTCCTGATCGACAAGGACATGCTGTTTGCGCGCCAGAATCTGGACCCGGACGAATTCCAGCTCTATCAGAATGTCTATCAGCACCTGACCATTGACGCCCCGGTGCCCGAGCTTGTCATTTATCTGCAGGCCCCGACCCAGATTCTGCTGCAACGTATTCAGAAGCGTGGTATCGCCGCCGAACAGACCATTGAAGCGGATTACCTGAGTCGGCTCAATGATGCCTATACCACGTTCTTCCATTACTACGATCGCTCCCCGCTGCTCATCGTCAACAGCACCGAACTTGACCTGGTGAGACATGATGAAGACTACCAGCAGTTGGTGAATCAGATCATGACAGCCCCCCAGGGCGTGCATTACTTCAACCCCAAACCGACCTTGCTGTGA
- a CDS encoding TIGR01244 family sulfur transferase, translating into MTAKQVTDEFSVAEQLTADDVDVMAAAGYKTIICNRPDGEAVGQPPVYQIQGAAEDHGLTFRHIPVVSGQLSLQDIADFTEALDECPAPVLAFCRSGTRSIQLWGLVKGLKGMPPEEIVERGAALGYDLRGVAGWLAQQKQE; encoded by the coding sequence ATGACAGCAAAGCAAGTGACAGACGAATTTTCGGTTGCAGAACAATTGACTGCCGATGATGTAGATGTAATGGCGGCAGCCGGCTACAAGACCATTATCTGCAATCGGCCGGATGGAGAGGCGGTCGGCCAGCCTCCGGTATATCAAATTCAGGGCGCTGCCGAAGACCATGGCCTGACGTTTCGCCACATTCCGGTAGTTTCTGGCCAACTGAGCTTGCAGGACATAGCTGATTTCACTGAGGCACTGGATGAATGTCCGGCGCCTGTGCTTGCCTTCTGTCGTTCTGGTACGCGCTCCATTCAACTGTGGGGCCTGGTCAAAGGCCTGAAAGGTATGCCACCGGAAGAGATTGTCGAGCGCGGCGCAGCGCTGGGTTATGATCTTCGCGGCGTTGCCGGCTGGCTGGCGCAGCAAAAGCAGGAATAG
- a CDS encoding sigma-54-dependent transcriptional regulator has product MTAQHKVLVVEDEQVIRTALRRLLERHDYQVSEAGSVKEAIAQLGDKQFDIVISDLRLPGAPGTDLIQATRTPVLIMTSYSSLRSAIDSMKMGAVDYIPKPFEHEEMLQAVARIIEENASRQPAAKSLEPPPEPPVPGMIGSCPQMMELFRRIRKVAMTNSTVLINGESGTGKELVARAIHQLSDRHESEMISVNCAAIPENLIESELFGHEKGAFTGATANRTGLVEAASGSTLFLDEIGELPLEAQARLLRVLQESEIRKVGSVQSRKVDVRLVVATHRDLKQLVIDGDFREDLYYRINVMALLLPPLKERGNDILELADAILARTCRRLKSPMLRFTEEATQAIATYPWPGNVRELENAIERAVVLAEDEDIGTELLAIDLSGSKRAIRTLLERSMENPGDADDGDAAEELSLEDYFQKFVLEHQDQMNETQLAKKLGISRKCLWERRQRFGLPRKKKQA; this is encoded by the coding sequence ATGACTGCACAGCACAAAGTTCTGGTTGTAGAAGATGAGCAGGTAATCCGCACCGCATTGCGCCGGTTGCTGGAACGCCATGACTATCAAGTCAGCGAAGCAGGCTCCGTGAAAGAGGCGATTGCGCAACTGGGCGACAAACAATTTGATATTGTCATCAGCGACCTGCGCTTGCCCGGGGCACCCGGCACAGACCTGATCCAGGCCACTCGCACTCCTGTGCTCATCATGACCAGTTACTCCAGCCTGCGCTCGGCCATCGACTCCATGAAAATGGGGGCGGTCGACTATATACCCAAGCCATTTGAACACGAAGAAATGCTGCAGGCGGTTGCCCGTATCATCGAGGAAAACGCCAGCCGGCAGCCGGCTGCAAAGTCGCTAGAGCCGCCACCCGAGCCTCCGGTCCCCGGCATGATTGGCAGCTGCCCGCAGATGATGGAATTGTTCCGCCGCATTCGCAAAGTGGCGATGACCAACTCAACCGTACTCATCAATGGAGAGTCGGGTACCGGTAAAGAACTTGTCGCCCGTGCCATTCATCAACTCAGTGACAGACACGAGTCCGAGATGATTTCGGTCAATTGCGCCGCGATTCCTGAAAATCTGATTGAGTCGGAGCTGTTTGGTCACGAAAAAGGCGCGTTTACCGGCGCCACTGCCAATCGCACCGGTCTGGTGGAAGCGGCCAGCGGCAGCACGCTATTCCTGGACGAAATCGGCGAACTCCCGCTGGAAGCACAGGCGCGCCTGCTGCGCGTGCTCCAGGAAAGCGAAATACGCAAAGTCGGTTCCGTGCAGTCGCGCAAGGTCGATGTGCGCCTGGTGGTAGCAACTCACAGAGACCTGAAACAACTGGTCATTGACGGCGACTTCCGTGAAGACCTGTATTACCGAATCAACGTCATGGCGCTGCTGCTGCCTCCCCTGAAAGAGCGTGGCAATGATATTCTGGAGCTGGCCGACGCGATTCTGGCACGCACCTGCAGGCGCCTGAAGTCACCGATGCTGCGCTTCACAGAGGAGGCCACGCAGGCCATCGCCACGTATCCGTGGCCCGGCAATGTCCGAGAACTGGAGAACGCGATTGAGCGAGCAGTCGTGCTGGCGGAGGATGAGGATATAGGCACCGAGTTGCTGGCGATTGACCTGAGCGGCAGCAAACGGGCCATCAGGACCCTGCTGGAACGCTCCATGGAGAACCCGGGCGACGCAGATGATGGTGATGCCGCGGAAGAGCTATCCCTGGAGGACTATTTCCAGAAATTTGTGCTCGAGCATCAAGACCAGATGAATGAGACCCAGCTGGCAAAGAAGCTGGGCATAAGCCGCAAATGCCTGTGGGAGCGGCGCCAGCGCTTTGGCCTGCCACGCAAGAAGAAACAGGCCTGA
- the pcnB gene encoding polynucleotide adenylyltransferase PcnB, with protein sequence MLKKLTRLLFGNTTPDDAEPTRSSAPARSVDARGTKQAANKKNKKSASSRQSARKPDRHQQSSNPRDDLRQLDLNIDVDKVTVVPREQHNISRKEISPSALKVLYRLNDAGFQAFLVGGGVRDILLGGHPKDFDISTNATPEEVRELFRNSRVIGRRFKIVHVRFGREIIEVTTFRAHHEIETEVSEGESRKHIKHLDSAHSSTGMILRDNVYGNIAEDAVRRDFTVNALYYTTNHFMILDFVNGLPDIEQRLIRMIGDPETRYREDPVRILRAIRLAAKLNFGIEKNTEEPIPRLATLLDSISSARLFDETVKLFTNGSAEKTFALLRHYKVADYLFQPTLECLQDDNDVDSKLLTLALRNTDNRLAEGKSVTPAFLYAALLWPPLQYDIRQMCGDKVPTLGQLQECAGEVIVEQLQFTAIPKRFTAMMREIWELQLRLSPRNRRSVEIAYTHPRFRAAYDFLLLREAAGEQLNGLGDWWTQFQQVDADAQHVMIDALQPAKSPRKKRRRKPRKPESAD encoded by the coding sequence ATGTTAAAAAAGCTTACCCGACTGCTCTTTGGCAACACCACCCCGGATGACGCTGAGCCCACAAGATCTTCAGCACCGGCCAGATCTGTCGACGCACGCGGGACCAAACAAGCAGCAAACAAAAAAAACAAAAAAAGCGCCTCCTCCAGGCAATCAGCCAGAAAGCCGGATCGCCACCAGCAATCCTCCAACCCCCGTGATGACCTGCGTCAACTTGACCTCAATATCGACGTCGACAAGGTCACAGTCGTGCCTCGCGAACAACACAACATCTCGCGCAAGGAGATTTCTCCCAGCGCATTAAAGGTGCTGTATCGACTCAATGATGCCGGTTTTCAGGCATTTCTGGTCGGGGGCGGCGTTCGTGACATCCTGCTGGGCGGACACCCCAAGGATTTTGATATATCGACCAATGCCACTCCGGAAGAAGTCAGGGAACTGTTTCGCAACTCCCGTGTTATCGGTCGGCGCTTCAAGATCGTTCACGTTCGTTTTGGCCGTGAAATCATCGAAGTAACAACCTTTCGCGCGCACCACGAAATCGAAACCGAAGTGTCTGAAGGTGAATCACGCAAACACATCAAACACCTGGATTCCGCACATTCCAGCACCGGCATGATTCTGCGTGACAACGTGTACGGCAATATTGCCGAAGATGCAGTTCGCCGCGACTTTACGGTCAATGCGCTGTACTACACCACCAACCACTTCATGATTCTGGATTTTGTGAACGGCCTGCCCGATATTGAACAGCGTCTGATTCGCATGATCGGTGATCCGGAAACCCGTTATCGGGAAGACCCGGTTCGTATTCTGCGCGCCATCAGACTGGCGGCCAAACTCAATTTTGGCATTGAGAAAAACACCGAAGAACCCATTCCGCGGCTCGCTACACTGCTGGATTCAATTTCCTCAGCCCGCCTGTTTGATGAAACCGTCAAACTGTTTACCAACGGCAGCGCGGAGAAAACGTTTGCCCTGTTGCGACACTACAAAGTCGCCGACTATCTGTTTCAGCCCACGCTGGAATGCCTGCAGGATGACAACGATGTTGACAGTAAATTGCTGACGCTGGCGTTACGCAATACCGACAATCGACTGGCTGAAGGCAAATCAGTGACACCGGCATTTTTATACGCTGCCCTGTTGTGGCCGCCGCTGCAGTACGACATCCGACAGATGTGTGGCGACAAAGTCCCGACCCTGGGACAGCTGCAGGAGTGCGCAGGTGAGGTCATTGTTGAACAACTGCAATTCACAGCCATCCCAAAACGCTTTACCGCCATGATGCGAGAGATATGGGAACTGCAGTTACGCCTGAGCCCACGCAACCGGCGCAGTGTCGAAATCGCCTACACTCACCCCCGGTTCCGCGCAGCCTACGACTTCCTGCTGCTCCGGGAAGCGGCCGGCGAACAGTTGAACGGCCTGGGCGACTGGTGGACACAGTTCCAGCAGGTAGATGCGGACGCACAGCATGTTATGATTGATGCATTACAACCTGCGAAGTCGCCTCGCAAGAAGCGTCGACGCAAACCACGCAAACCGGAGTCCGCTGACTGA
- the acs gene encoding acetate--CoA ligase yields MSQSHVYPVNPEQASHSLIDKAGYQRMYEQSINDPETFWGEQAEQFLGFFQPWSKVLSGDFSKADVSWFKDAKLNACWNCVDRHLPQRADQTALIWEGDDPADSLPITYRDLHLAVCRLANVLKQRGVKKGDRVCIYMPMIPEAVYAMLACARIGAIHSVVFGGFSPDAIKDRILDSDCQSVITANQGIRGGKVIALKDNVDKALANCPNVHSVIVVKRTNAEVSFKQGRDVWYHDAIDQVDDQCAAEVMDAEDPLFILYTSGSTGKPKGVLHTTAGYLLSAAISHKYIFDYHEGDVFWCSADVGWVTGHSYIVYGPLCNGATSLVFEGVPTYPDASRFWQVIDKHQVTIFYTAPTALRALMSMGNEPVQATSRQSLRLLGSVGEPINPEAWEWYYNVVGEQRCPIVDTWWQTETGASMISPLAGVTDLKPGSATLPFFGVKPELLDADGNIITGAGKGNLVITQSWPSQIRTVFGDHQRCVDTYFTAYPGYYFTGDSARRDEDGYYWIIGRVDDVINVSGHRLGTAEIESALVLHPKVAEAAVVGFPHDIKGQAVYAYVTLMLGVEESDALRKELVAFVAGEIGAFARPDIIQFAPGLPKTRSGKIMRRILRKIAANETDNLGDTSTLADPSVVEQLIANRHNR; encoded by the coding sequence ATGTCGCAATCTCACGTATATCCGGTAAATCCTGAGCAGGCATCACACAGTCTGATCGACAAGGCCGGATACCAGCGCATGTATGAACAATCGATCAACGATCCGGAAACCTTCTGGGGTGAACAGGCCGAACAGTTTCTGGGCTTTTTTCAGCCCTGGAGCAAAGTGCTAAGCGGCGACTTCAGCAAGGCTGATGTATCGTGGTTCAAAGACGCCAAACTCAATGCCTGCTGGAATTGTGTTGACCGGCATCTGCCTCAGCGCGCTGATCAGACTGCCCTGATATGGGAAGGTGACGACCCCGCCGACAGCCTTCCCATCACTTACCGTGACCTGCACCTGGCGGTGTGCCGGCTGGCCAATGTGCTCAAACAGCGCGGCGTGAAAAAAGGCGACCGCGTCTGCATTTACATGCCCATGATTCCCGAAGCGGTTTACGCCATGCTGGCCTGCGCCCGTATTGGCGCAATCCACTCTGTCGTGTTTGGTGGCTTCTCGCCGGACGCCATCAAGGATCGAATTCTCGACTCCGATTGTCAGAGCGTGATTACCGCGAATCAGGGAATACGTGGCGGCAAAGTGATCGCGTTAAAGGACAATGTCGATAAAGCACTGGCCAATTGTCCCAACGTACACAGCGTGATTGTTGTCAAACGCACCAATGCCGAGGTGTCATTTAAACAGGGACGCGACGTCTGGTATCACGACGCCATCGATCAGGTCGACGATCAGTGCGCGGCCGAAGTCATGGACGCCGAGGACCCTCTTTTCATTCTCTATACGTCCGGCTCAACCGGCAAACCCAAAGGCGTGCTGCATACCACAGCCGGTTATCTGTTGAGCGCAGCCATCAGCCACAAGTACATTTTTGATTATCACGAAGGCGACGTATTCTGGTGCTCCGCCGATGTCGGCTGGGTCACCGGCCACAGTTACATCGTCTACGGCCCACTGTGCAATGGTGCCACGTCACTTGTTTTTGAGGGCGTACCCACTTACCCTGACGCATCGCGCTTCTGGCAGGTCATCGACAAGCATCAGGTGACTATCTTTTACACCGCACCCACCGCGCTGAGAGCGTTGATGAGCATGGGCAATGAACCCGTGCAGGCAACGTCACGGCAATCTCTGCGCCTGCTGGGCTCAGTGGGCGAACCTATCAATCCTGAAGCCTGGGAGTGGTATTACAATGTTGTCGGCGAGCAGCGCTGCCCCATCGTTGATACTTGGTGGCAGACCGAAACCGGTGCCAGCATGATCAGTCCGCTGGCCGGTGTTACCGACCTGAAACCGGGCTCGGCAACACTGCCTTTTTTTGGCGTAAAACCTGAACTGCTGGACGCTGACGGCAACATCATTACCGGTGCCGGCAAGGGCAATCTGGTGATCACCCAGAGCTGGCCCAGTCAGATCCGCACAGTGTTTGGCGATCATCAACGCTGCGTAGACACTTACTTTACCGCCTACCCGGGATACTACTTCACCGGCGACAGCGCGCGTCGCGACGAAGATGGGTACTACTGGATCATTGGTCGGGTCGATGATGTCATCAATGTTTCCGGCCATCGCCTGGGCACCGCCGAAATTGAAAGCGCACTGGTCCTGCATCCGAAAGTGGCTGAGGCTGCCGTTGTTGGCTTTCCCCATGACATCAAGGGTCAGGCTGTTTATGCCTATGTCACGTTAATGCTGGGTGTCGAGGAATCTGATGCCTTGCGCAAGGAGCTGGTCGCGTTTGTAGCCGGGGAAATCGGCGCTTTCGCCCGACCCGATATTATTCAGTTTGCACCGGGCCTGCCCAAAACACGATCGGGCAAAATCATGCGCAGAATTCTTCGCAAAATTGCCGCCAATGAGACTGATAACCTGGGCGACACATCAACACTGGCCGATCCTTCAGTGGTTGAGCAACTAATAGCCAACCGTCACAACCGGTGA
- the panC gene encoding pantoate--beta-alanine ligase has product MQITHHAKELRSLLADVRRSGQRIAVVPTMGNLHSGHIKLVTAALTRADFVVSTIFVNPMQFGQNEDLDSYPHTPDADIEKLQTAGCHCLFAPPVSDIYPNGLAQHTTVQVPGISERHCGASRPGHFDGVATVVSKLFNIVAPDIAVFGLKDYQQFQVIRKVTADLCFDIDIVGVATERDADGLALSSRNGYLSSTEKQTALSLNQTLTLTAQRISQGEHNYRTLEQEAAQTLLANGIQPDYFNICQADTLAPATAANKRLVILAAGFVGKTRLIDNIEVTLTA; this is encoded by the coding sequence ATGCAGATCACTCACCATGCCAAAGAACTGCGCTCGCTGCTCGCCGACGTGCGTCGCAGCGGTCAACGGATTGCGGTTGTGCCCACCATGGGTAATCTGCACTCGGGCCATATCAAACTGGTAACAGCAGCGCTGACACGTGCCGACTTTGTGGTCAGTACCATCTTTGTCAATCCCATGCAGTTCGGCCAGAATGAAGACCTCGACAGTTACCCGCACACACCGGATGCCGACATCGAAAAGCTGCAGACGGCAGGTTGCCACTGCCTGTTTGCACCGCCGGTCAGCGACATTTATCCTAATGGGCTGGCACAGCACACGACGGTGCAGGTGCCCGGCATTTCAGAGCGCCACTGCGGCGCCAGCCGTCCCGGGCATTTTGACGGCGTCGCTACGGTTGTCAGCAAGCTGTTTAACATCGTAGCGCCGGACATTGCCGTTTTTGGCCTCAAGGACTACCAGCAGTTTCAGGTTATCCGCAAAGTCACAGCGGACCTGTGTTTTGACATAGATATTGTTGGCGTTGCTACCGAGCGTGACGCCGATGGACTCGCCCTCAGTTCGCGCAATGGCTACCTGAGCAGTACCGAGAAACAGACAGCGCTGTCGTTGAACCAGACCCTGACCCTGACTGCGCAGCGCATCAGTCAGGGTGAACACAACTATCGCACGCTGGAACAGGAAGCCGCGCAGACTTTACTGGCAAACGGTATTCAGCCCGACTATTTCAACATCTGCCAGGCTGACACGCTGGCTCCAGCAACGGCTGCTAATAAGCGGCTGGTGATACTGGCGGCCGGATTCGTCGGCAAGACCCGATTGATCGATAATATTGAAGTCACCCTGACGGCGTAA
- the panB gene encoding 3-methyl-2-oxobutanoate hydroxymethyltransferase, with product MSSQSAQKHITLSTLNRIRADGRKFACLTAYDACFAGLLNDAGVEVILVGDSLGMVLQGHDNTLPVTMADMVYHVQCVKRGNSTAFLMADMPFMSYSSETETLENAAALMRAGAEMVKLEGGAWLASSTQLLAERGIPVCVHMGLTPQSINRIGGYLVQGRDPIQAENMVNEALQLQEAGASILLLECVPAALARRITETLDIPVIGIGAGADTTGQVLVLHDLLGISPIRPKFVKNFLAESDSGIAGAIKAYTDAVKGGTFPAAEHSFD from the coding sequence ATGAGTTCACAATCCGCACAAAAACATATCACGCTGAGCACACTCAACAGGATCCGTGCTGACGGGCGAAAATTTGCCTGCCTGACTGCCTACGACGCCTGTTTCGCAGGCCTGCTCAATGATGCCGGCGTCGAGGTCATTCTGGTCGGTGATTCACTGGGCATGGTGCTGCAGGGCCATGACAACACCCTGCCCGTCACCATGGCCGACATGGTCTACCATGTGCAGTGTGTCAAACGCGGCAACAGCACCGCGTTCCTGATGGCCGACATGCCTTTCATGAGTTACTCCTCGGAAACCGAGACACTGGAGAATGCAGCCGCGCTTATGCGTGCCGGTGCCGAGATGGTGAAACTGGAAGGTGGCGCCTGGCTGGCCAGCTCCACCCAGTTACTGGCAGAGCGAGGCATCCCGGTGTGTGTCCATATGGGATTGACACCACAGTCTATCAACCGCATTGGTGGTTATCTGGTTCAGGGCCGCGACCCGATTCAGGCGGAAAACATGGTCAACGAAGCACTGCAACTGCAGGAGGCCGGTGCCAGTATTCTGCTACTCGAATGTGTGCCTGCGGCACTGGCCAGGCGTATCACCGAGACCCTGGACATTCCGGTCATCGGCATAGGCGCCGGCGCCGATACCACAGGCCAGGTTCTGGTACTGCACGACCTGCTGGGCATCTCCCCCATTCGACCCAAATTTGTGAAAAACTTCCTGGCCGAATCAGACAGCGGCATTGCCGGCGCCATCAAGGCCTATACCGATGCCGTCAAGGGCGGCACATTTCCGGCAGCCGAACACAGTTTTGACTGA
- a CDS encoding acetyl-CoA C-acetyltransferase encodes MQDLVIVAAGRSPIGTFQGDLAGVSASDLGSQVIRHLLGANSIKPEDIDEVIMGHVLTAGCGQNTARQASINAGLGVETPAMTINKVCGSGLKAVHLAAQAIMAGDADMIVAGGMENMSQSAHVLPNSRTGQKMGHWQAIDTMLHDGLWDAFNNYHMGITAENLAEKYGISRADQDAFAALSQQKANDAINNGRFKNEIISIEIPQRKGNPVVVDRDQGPRSGTTAESLARLPAVFKKDGTVSAGNASGLNDGAAAVVVCSRAAAERAGLTPLVTIKAWANAGVDPKIMGIGPVSATRRCLENAGWTLPELDLIEANEAFAAQSLAVGQELQWDMDKVNVNGGAIALGHPIGASGCRVLVTLIHEMLRRDVHKGLATLCIGGGQGVAIAVER; translated from the coding sequence ATGCAGGATCTTGTTATCGTAGCAGCCGGGCGCAGCCCCATCGGCACATTTCAGGGCGACCTCGCTGGCGTCAGCGCATCCGATCTCGGCAGCCAGGTTATCCGACACCTGCTGGGCGCCAACAGCATCAAACCTGAAGACATTGACGAAGTCATTATGGGGCACGTACTGACCGCTGGTTGCGGGCAGAACACCGCCCGGCAGGCAAGCATCAATGCCGGCCTGGGTGTTGAAACACCGGCCATGACCATCAACAAGGTCTGTGGCTCGGGGCTCAAGGCTGTCCACCTGGCCGCTCAGGCCATCATGGCTGGTGATGCAGATATGATCGTAGCGGGCGGCATGGAAAACATGAGCCAGTCCGCGCACGTTCTGCCCAACTCGCGCACCGGACAGAAAATGGGCCACTGGCAGGCCATCGATACCATGTTGCACGATGGCCTGTGGGATGCATTCAACAACTATCACATGGGTATAACCGCAGAGAACCTGGCGGAAAAGTATGGCATCAGCCGTGCCGATCAGGATGCGTTTGCCGCGTTGTCACAACAAAAGGCTAACGACGCCATCAATAACGGTCGATTCAAAAACGAAATTATCAGTATCGAAATACCACAGCGCAAAGGCAACCCGGTTGTCGTAGACCGGGACCAGGGACCTCGCAGCGGCACCACAGCGGAATCACTGGCGCGACTGCCTGCCGTATTCAAGAAAGACGGTACCGTCAGCGCGGGTAATGCCTCAGGTCTGAATGACGGTGCGGCGGCAGTGGTAGTCTGCAGCAGGGCCGCTGCCGAGCGCGCTGGCCTGACCCCGCTGGTGACCATCAAGGCATGGGCCAATGCCGGTGTCGACCCCAAAATCATGGGTATCGGGCCGGTTTCCGCCACGCGTCGCTGTCTGGAGAATGCCGGCTGGACGCTGCCAGAGTTGGACCTGATAGAAGCCAATGAGGCGTTTGCAGCGCAATCGCTTGCGGTGGGCCAGGAACTCCAATGGGATATGGACAAGGTCAACGTCAATGGCGGCGCAATTGCCCTGGGCCATCCCATCGGTGCATCCGGTTGTCGTGTGCTGGTCACTCTGATCCATGAAATGCTGCGTCGGGACGTCCACAAGGGCCTGGCGACGCTGTGTATCGGCGGTGGCCAGGGTGTAGCCATTGCTGTAGAACGCTAA